The following are encoded in a window of Carassius auratus strain Wakin chromosome 6, ASM336829v1, whole genome shotgun sequence genomic DNA:
- the sumo3a gene encoding small ubiquitin-related modifier 3-like, producing MSEDKPKEGVKTENDHINLKVAGQDGSVVQFKIKRHTPLSKLMKAYCERQGLSIRQIRFRFDGQPINETDTPAQLEMEDEDTIDVFQQQTGGSC from the exons gAGGGAGTGAAAACCGAGAACGACCACATCAATCTGAAAGTGGCGGGGCAGGATGGCTCGGTGGTCCAGTTCAAAATTAAAAGGCACACGCCACTCAGCAAATTAATGAAAGCGTACTGTGAGAGACAG GGTTTGTCGATAAGACAGATTAGATTTAGATTTGACGGGCAACCAATTAATGAGACAGACACACCGGCGCAG TTGGAGATGGAGGACGAGGACACGATTGACGTATTTCAACAGCAAACTGGCGGCTCCTGCTAA